In Hwangdonia lutea, a single window of DNA contains:
- a CDS encoding WG repeat-containing protein, producing the protein MDVDQLSAFNDGAAIVKKGMSTALIDPKGKFITQFNDYNFLGQYMAEGLQNGIFTVLNTNSKSAKRGFKGFINSTGKEISFQQNNYMQTSHLGNYLISRKNNMITFYDKTGKNFTINRYFNLYNETMYLKECVQNSSLFLFKDGKYGYKSSNDKIIIQPMWEEAKCFCDGAAMVGKKMNLAK; encoded by the coding sequence TTGGATGTAGATCAGCTAAGTGCATTTAATGATGGTGCTGCTATTGTTAAAAAGGGTATGTCAACAGCTTTGATTGACCCAAAGGGAAAGTTTATTACTCAATTCAATGACTATAATTTTTTAGGTCAATATATGGCTGAAGGTCTTCAAAATGGAATTTTCACAGTTTTAAATACGAATAGCAAAAGTGCTAAAAGAGGATTTAAAGGTTTTATCAATTCAACTGGAAAGGAGATTTCATTTCAGCAAAATAATTATATGCAAACCAGTCATTTAGGTAATTATTTAATTAGCAGAAAAAATAATATGATAACTTTTTATGATAAAACAGGAAAGAATTTTACTATAAATAGATATTTTAACCTTTATAATGAAACAATGTACTTAAAAGAGTGCGTGCAAAACTCCTCTCTATTTTTATTTAAAGACGGTAAATATGGGTATAAAAGCAGTAATGACAAGATAATTATTCAACCAATGTGGGAAGAAGCTAAATGTTTTTGTGATGGCGCTGCAATGGTTGGTAAAAAAATGAATTTGGCGAAATGA
- a CDS encoding WG repeat-containing protein, protein MKYGFINTSGKVIVPLMFSKKPENFSNGLAKVYSNEKTCSSCSQYHYSYINKKGDFVINSKDLKNSGMTFRPFVHGYAFSYLDVMDKQGTVISATDFLISFGIPKEIITNKKNISVQWDCKNIVNGKMMVSFKGIEGHTYKKYHALLDLVNKETLFYWYADAKIGPFDPVSGLAKVEEYGEKIRNNRKRIGYINENGIFMIVKGEASKW, encoded by the coding sequence ATGAAATATGGATTTATTAACACTTCTGGAAAAGTTATAGTTCCATTAATGTTTTCTAAAAAACCTGAAAACTTCAGTAACGGGCTTGCTAAAGTTTATTCTAATGAAAAGACATGTAGCTCATGTTCTCAGTATCATTATAGTTACATAAATAAAAAAGGAGATTTTGTTATTAATAGTAAAGATTTAAAAAACTCAGGAATGACTTTTCGTCCGTTTGTACATGGATATGCCTTTTCATATTTAGATGTAATGGATAAACAAGGGACTGTAATTTCTGCAACAGATTTTCTTATAAGTTTTGGTATTCCAAAAGAGATCATTACAAACAAGAAAAATATTAGTGTCCAATGGGATTGTAAAAATATAGTTAACGGTAAAATGATGGTAAGCTTTAAAGGTATCGAAGGACATACTTATAAAAAGTATCATGCTTTACTTGATTTAGTGAACAAAGAAACCCTCTTTTATTGGTATGCCGATGCAAAAATCGGTCCGTTCGATCCAGTCTCTGGTTTAGCCAAAGTAGAAGAATATGGCGAAAAAATAAGAAACAACAGAAAACGAATTGGCTACATCAACGAAAACGGCATTTTTATGATTGTAAAAGGCGAAGCCTCAAAATGGTAA
- a CDS encoding T9SS type A sorting domain-containing protein: MKRLLLILLITFFYNGITAQQVTKAEYFFNTDPGLGLGNSLNANTNAGTLNQSYSISTTGLGNGFHNLFIRVFNGESNWSHYDSKLIYVNHIQNVNQNITEAEYYFDTDPGFGNATTLNVTNQPAFTVTVGIPQNLAVGIHQLFIRVKTNEGNWSHYDKKLFYVGPQNQATLTEFEYFIDNDDEVFPVTITNPNNQIISNIDTNGLAQGTHLFYIRAKTSDGKWSMYDSREFTVDGSLSISETAFRSISLYPNPVKDHLTISSDLSFIIKHITVYNASGKTVFRSTKNNRQINLSGLAGGIYILNLNTDLGSASYKLIKH, translated from the coding sequence ATGAAACGCTTACTATTAATACTATTAATAACGTTTTTTTATAACGGAATAACGGCACAACAGGTTACCAAAGCGGAGTATTTTTTCAATACCGATCCCGGTTTGGGCCTTGGCAACAGCCTAAACGCAAATACAAATGCTGGAACGCTCAACCAAAGCTATAGCATTTCCACGACTGGTTTGGGCAATGGCTTCCATAATTTGTTTATCCGGGTTTTTAACGGGGAGTCGAATTGGAGCCATTACGACAGCAAATTGATATACGTAAATCACATCCAAAATGTAAACCAAAACATAACTGAAGCCGAATACTATTTTGATACCGACCCGGGGTTTGGCAATGCCACAACATTAAACGTTACCAATCAACCTGCATTTACCGTAACGGTGGGCATCCCCCAAAACTTAGCCGTTGGCATCCACCAGCTTTTTATCCGCGTAAAAACCAACGAAGGCAATTGGAGTCATTACGACAAAAAGCTGTTTTACGTTGGCCCACAAAACCAGGCCACACTAACTGAATTTGAATATTTTATTGATAATGACGATGAGGTATTTCCGGTAACGATTACCAATCCCAACAACCAAATTATTAGTAACATCGATACCAACGGATTAGCCCAAGGCACGCACTTGTTTTACATCCGCGCCAAAACCAGCGATGGAAAATGGTCCATGTACGATTCTAGGGAATTTACCGTCGATGGCTCTTTAAGCATCAGCGAAACCGCTTTCCGCAGTATTTCGCTCTATCCAAATCCCGTGAAAGACCACTTGACTATTTCTTCGGATTTATCCTTCATAATAAAACATATTACCGTTTACAACGCTTCGGGCAAAACCGTGTTCCGTTCAACCAAAAACAACAGGCAAATCAATTTAAGCGGGTTAGCCGGTGGCATCTACATTTTAAATCTGAATACCGATTTGGGCAGTGCCAGCTACAAACTCATTAAACACTAA
- a CDS encoding S9 family peptidase, giving the protein MRTFVLFFGLFLSGLVVQGQELMTPERLWQVQRLSALGLNNEGDVLFYRVSTPNMETNGFDYSYYKIATKGGEAEKITKEDVTVADKNISPDGRYKMFDKPVAIEAIHSKDVYQSLPKSDAYIFTDLDNRHWDTWNDGTYNHVFYKEKSATDEQAIDIMPNEPYYSPQRPFGGDEDYIWAPDSKSIYYVSKKLKGKAYATSTNTDIYKYDLATKTTSNITEKNLGYDTNPSFSSEGALAWLQMKTPGYESDKNDIVVLEKGVEQNLTARWDGTVRSFKWSNDGKNVYFTAPVDGTIQLFVVNYPGKKRIAPTVKQLSEGRFDVTGIVAETKNGLLVTRTDMNHAAEVFSFDLKKKTFRQVTNVNTDFYNKIEMPKIEKRYVTTTDNKQMLVWVILPPNFDASKKYPTLLYAQGGPQSPLSQFYSYRWNFQLMASQGYIIVAPNRRGMPGHGVAWNAAISKDWGGQVMDDYLTAIDEMAKEPYVDNDRLGAIGASFGGYSVFYLAGIHNKRFKTFISHDGVFDNRTMYGTTEELFFVNHDWGGSYWDKDNTVAQKAYNEFNPINMVAKWDTPILIIQGGKDYRVPIEQGLSAFQAARLLDIKSKLLYFPDENHWILQPQNALVWQTEFFKWLKETL; this is encoded by the coding sequence ATGAGAACATTTGTATTATTTTTTGGACTTTTCTTAAGCGGCCTCGTAGTTCAAGGGCAAGAATTAATGACCCCAGAACGCCTGTGGCAGGTACAGCGTTTAAGCGCCTTAGGTTTAAACAATGAAGGTGATGTATTGTTTTATCGCGTTAGCACACCAAATATGGAAACCAATGGGTTTGATTACAGCTATTATAAAATAGCTACAAAAGGTGGTGAAGCTGAAAAGATAACTAAAGAAGACGTAACCGTTGCAGATAAAAACATATCGCCCGATGGCCGTTATAAAATGTTTGATAAACCGGTTGCCATCGAAGCGATTCATAGTAAGGATGTGTATCAATCTTTGCCAAAATCCGATGCCTATATTTTTACCGATTTGGATAACAGGCATTGGGATACATGGAACGACGGCACATACAATCACGTATTTTACAAGGAAAAAAGTGCTACCGATGAGCAGGCTATCGATATAATGCCCAACGAACCCTATTACAGTCCGCAACGCCCCTTTGGAGGCGACGAAGATTATATTTGGGCGCCCGATAGCAAAAGCATTTATTACGTGAGTAAAAAATTAAAAGGAAAAGCCTATGCTACAAGTACGAATACCGATATTTACAAATACGATTTAGCTACAAAAACAACCAGCAATATCACAGAAAAAAATCTGGGATACGATACCAATCCTAGCTTTTCAAGTGAAGGGGCATTAGCGTGGTTGCAAATGAAAACACCCGGTTACGAGAGTGATAAAAACGATATTGTGGTTTTGGAAAAAGGTGTAGAACAAAACCTTACCGCACGATGGGATGGCACGGTACGAAGCTTTAAGTGGAGTAACGATGGTAAAAACGTTTATTTTACAGCACCCGTAGATGGTACCATACAATTGTTCGTGGTTAATTATCCTGGTAAAAAACGCATCGCACCAACGGTAAAGCAATTGTCTGAAGGTCGTTTTGATGTTACCGGTATTGTTGCCGAAACCAAAAATGGACTTTTAGTAACGCGTACCGATATGAATCATGCTGCCGAGGTTTTCAGTTTTGATTTGAAGAAGAAAACTTTCCGTCAGGTTACAAACGTTAATACTGATTTTTACAATAAAATAGAGATGCCGAAAATCGAAAAACGTTACGTAACCACTACCGATAACAAGCAAATGTTGGTTTGGGTTATTTTGCCCCCAAATTTTGATGCTTCTAAAAAATACCCAACTTTGTTATATGCACAAGGTGGCCCGCAATCGCCTTTATCGCAGTTTTATTCTTACCGTTGGAATTTTCAATTGATGGCTTCACAAGGCTATATTATAGTGGCCCCGAACCGCCGTGGTATGCCGGGGCATGGTGTAGCGTGGAATGCAGCCATAAGTAAGGATTGGGGCGGACAAGTTATGGACGATTACTTAACCGCCATAGATGAAATGGCCAAAGAGCCTTATGTGGATAACGATAGGCTAGGGGCTATTGGCGCCAGTTTTGGTGGCTATTCGGTGTTTTATTTAGCTGGCATACACAACAAGCGCTTTAAAACTTTTATTTCGCACGATGGTGTTTTCGATAACCGAACCATGTACGGCACCACCGAGGAACTGTTTTTTGTAAATCACGATTGGGGTGGTAGTTATTGGGATAAAGACAATACAGTAGCCCAAAAAGCTTATAACGAATTTAACCCTATAAATATGGTTGCAAAATGGGACACACCTATTTTAATCATACAAGGCGGTAAGGATTATCGCGTGCCTATCGAGCAGGGTTTAAGTGCCTTTCAAGCGGCACGATTGTTGGATATAAAAAGCAAGTTGCTGTATTTTCCTGATGAAAACCACTGGATCCTCCAACCACAAAACGCCTTAGTTTGGCAAACCGAATTTTTTAAATGGTTGAAGGAAACCTTATAA